Proteins co-encoded in one Arachis hypogaea cultivar Tifrunner chromosome 13, arahy.Tifrunner.gnm2.J5K5, whole genome shotgun sequence genomic window:
- the LOC140177589 gene encoding uncharacterized protein, translating into MVDQEQGPCQNVETQVFSASDLQNLAQLMNQLATLQGQIVQSAKPSTNLMQDRASPYYLHSSENPGISLTPNPLTTLNYHSWSRSVWISLKTKNKLSFIDGSLPKSEKSDCTFEAWDRCNTFVLSWLHASLSSEILQSVMWCNVASELWKDLKHRFYEGDLFRIVELEEEMYSARQGDLSITSFFTKMKGLWEELEEFQPIPSCNCTGSCTCGLEIVRGYRKQSQVVRFLEA; encoded by the coding sequence ATGGTTGATCAAGAGCAAGGCCCATGTCAAAACGTGGAAACTCAAGTTTTCTCAGCCTCGGATCTTCAAAATTTGGCTCAATTGATGAACCAGCTAGCAACGTTGCAAGGGCAGATCGTTCAATCTGCAAAACCAAGCACGAATTTGATGCAAGATCGTGCATCTCCATACTACCTTCATTCGAGTGAAAATCCAGGTATTTCACTCACTCCAAATCCTCTAACTACACTGAATTACCACTCATGGTCCCGATCGGTTTGGATATCACTGAAGACGAAGAACAAGCTTAGTTTCATAGACGGATCTTTACCAAAATCCGAGAAATCTGATTGCACATTTGAAGCTTGGGATAGATGCAACACTTTTGTTCTGTCTTGGTTGCATGCTTCCCTAAGTAGTGAGATTTTGCAAAGTGTGATGTGGTGTAATGTGGCATCAGAGTTATGGAAAGATCTTAAGCACAGATTTTATGAAGGAGATTTGTTCAGAATAGTTGAGTTGGAAGAAGAAATGTACTCAGCAAGACAAGGAGATTTGTCAATCACTTCATTTTTTACAAAGATGAAAGGACTatgggaagaattagaagagttTCAACCGATTCCATCATGCAATTGCACAGGATCATGCACATGTGGATTAGAGATTGTTAGAGGATACAGAAAGCAGTCGCAAGTGGTTAGGTTCTTAGAGGCTTGA